The Candidatus Obscuribacterales bacterium genome contains a region encoding:
- a CDS encoding toll/interleukin-1 receptor domain-containing protein codes for MKQSFSVGAGLMQDFQDIFISYGRRDSLEFASRLNRQLIDRGFTVWFDYDDIPLGVDYQKQIDDGIERADNVLFIISPHSINSPYCGLELELALKRHKRIIPLLHVEQISYATWKERNPGGTEQEWDEYQAKGLHDHFQNMHPSLRKINWIYAREGQDNFEAALAGLLDICDRHKDYVHQHTLLLAKALEWERHQKRSPYLLIGEERLQSEDWLQVRFKDSQPPCLPTPLHCEFITESRKNAENLMTDVFLAYADEDRAAAEHIRNSLWREGFTVWMNTTDIQAGREFQQVIDSGIEEADNVVYLLSPDSVRSPYCQHELDYALSLNKRIIPLLAEAVSLEHIPLTLRNLHYIDLTDNVTEGDYEQDESQLLQVLRQDAAYHETHKVLVTKALKWKRQNHNPALLLRGYNLREAEAWYKLAKQHVTHPSISIQETFIEESRRQPPGLSLDVFISYSRADSGFARKLNDALQVQGKRTWFDQESIAVGTADFQQEICQGIESADIFLFILSPRSVKSPYCADEAEYAAKLNKRFVTVLHQPIDSSTLHPDLAKVQWLDFHQRDGDFSAHLTELLRILDTDTEHLRAHTRLLLRAIEWDEKGRKESLLLRDDELTNAEQW; via the coding sequence TTGAAACAATCTTTTTCGGTGGGTGCTGGGCTGATGCAAGATTTTCAGGATATCTTTATTTCCTATGGTCGAAGAGACAGTCTGGAGTTTGCGTCTCGCCTCAATCGCCAGTTGATCGATCGCGGGTTTACCGTTTGGTTTGACTACGACGATATTCCCCTGGGGGTTGATTACCAGAAACAAATTGATGATGGCATTGAGCGGGCAGATAATGTCCTGTTCATCATTTCACCCCATTCTATTAACTCACCCTACTGCGGACTAGAACTCGAACTTGCACTCAAGCGCCACAAGCGCATCATTCCACTGCTCCATGTGGAACAAATTAGCTATGCAACCTGGAAAGAGCGCAATCCAGGCGGCACTGAACAGGAATGGGACGAGTATCAAGCCAAGGGATTGCACGATCATTTTCAAAATATGCATCCTAGTTTGCGCAAAATCAACTGGATTTATGCGCGGGAGGGACAAGATAATTTTGAAGCGGCTCTAGCCGGGTTATTGGACATTTGCGATCGCCACAAAGACTATGTGCATCAACACACGCTCCTACTGGCTAAAGCATTGGAGTGGGAACGACATCAGAAGCGATCGCCCTATCTCCTGATTGGTGAAGAACGGCTGCAGTCCGAAGACTGGCTGCAAGTCCGCTTCAAGGATTCACAACCGCCCTGTCTGCCTACGCCGCTCCACTGCGAGTTCATCACTGAAAGTCGCAAAAATGCCGAAAACTTGATGACGGATGTGTTTCTTGCCTATGCCGACGAAGACCGAGCGGCGGCAGAGCACATTCGCAATAGCCTATGGCGAGAAGGCTTTACCGTCTGGATGAATACGACGGATATTCAAGCCGGACGTGAGTTTCAACAGGTGATCGATAGCGGCATTGAAGAAGCGGATAATGTGGTGTATTTGCTGTCGCCTGACTCGGTGCGATCGCCCTATTGCCAGCATGAGTTGGACTACGCCCTATCCCTCAACAAGCGAATTATTCCCCTGTTGGCGGAGGCTGTATCGCTGGAACATATCCCTCTAACATTGCGAAATCTGCACTATATTGACCTGACGGACAATGTGACAGAAGGCGACTACGAACAAGATGAAAGCCAGTTGTTGCAGGTTTTACGGCAGGATGCCGCTTATCACGAAACCCATAAGGTATTGGTGACCAAAGCCCTCAAGTGGAAACGCCAAAACCACAACCCAGCGCTATTGCTACGAGGGTACAATCTGCGCGAGGCAGAAGCCTGGTACAAGTTAGCGAAACAACACGTTACGCATCCATCAATTTCTATCCAGGAGACATTTATTGAGGAAAGCCGACGCCAGCCGCCAGGGCTTTCGCTAGATGTCTTTATCTCCTATTCCCGTGCTGATTCTGGCTTTGCCCGCAAGCTGAACGATGCGCTACAGGTACAGGGCAAACGGACTTGGTTTGATCAGGAGAGCATTGCCGTAGGAACGGCTGACTTTCAGCAAGAAATTTGCCAAGGCATTGAAAGTGCTGATATTTTCTTATTCATTTTGTCGCCGCGATCGGTCAAGTCGCCCTACTGCGCTGATGAAGCTGAATATGCAGCTAAGTTAAACAAACGCTTTGTCACGGTATTGCATCAACCGATTGACTCGTCCACCCTGCATCCTGACTTGGCTAAGGTGCAATGGCTAGATTTCCATCAACGAGACGGTGACTTTTCCGCTCACTTGACTGAGTTGTTGCG